DNA sequence from the Paramormyrops kingsleyae isolate MSU_618 chromosome 14, PKINGS_0.4, whole genome shotgun sequence genome:
TTGATGAGTTCATCATTATCATACAGTTGTTGCTCAGTATCCATGGcggattggttccagaaccaaccccccccccccccccaaataccaAAATCAACAGATGCTTAAATCTCATATAAAATGGCGAAGCACTTGTATGACCTACACCCATCCTCCAATATGCTTAAAATCATCGCTAAATTACTTATAATACCTAATGTCATGCGAATGCTATGTAAATATCtgttatactgtattatttattttttcttgtcATTATTCCCTGAACACTGCAGATGTTCAGCACAGATGCAGGCTACAGCAAGGTATGCCTACACATCACTTCTTTGGCGTGCGTTCAGCATAGTGCTCAGCACGTGGCCTATTCaagttttgctttttgtaacTTTCAGGATTTTTTTCCACTAATAATTTCAATCTGCATGTGGAACCTGCAGATATGGCGAGCCGACTGTATTCTTGTTTTAGATAATATAAGTAACAAGTATTATTTGACTCAACTGCAAGAATGCAGTATAATGTATTTGGGGTCTTAAAAAAACATTACTCAAACAGATCTGTACATTTTCCGCTCTGCCGAAGATTAATATACTGCTTTTAAACATCTGCACACAGGGGTGAGAAAATACAGTGAAAATTAGCAGGCTTGTctaaaataaattacatcatCCAAAGTAAATCCATTAAGCAATGGTGTTTTAGAAATCCAAGAAAACCAAAATACTTAAGGCACTCcttaaataaatactgtgaaGGTAGCATTTTCTCTTCAGTTAAACACTAGTGAATTCACTACTGAGGCCCCTAATGTGACTTTTGTCAGATACGCTGCAGTATGCAGTCATTTTCAAAGACTAAACAGGAAAACCATCTTTAATGCATTACATAACTGCATAATATACGGTCATGTGTCGCTTAATAACAGGGATATGATCTGAGAAAGGTGACGCTAGGCAAGTTCATTGTTGTGAGAACATCACAGAGTATACTTACACAAAGCTAGATGGTATAGCCTACAACACCTAGACAATATAgtatagtaataataatcatcactttttattaatccccgtggggaaattgtctttttcaTGCCTCCCtgaacttgctctttgtagagtaagttgtccgcgaagggcagccacccatggcagcgcccagggagctgggggttaagggccttgctcaaggacctgcagacctgctgaagctgggtttgaaccggcacacaggcttagcccactgagccacacgctgcccctagTATAgcttaaataacaataaaagtacAGTACAGGAAATACATAAACCAGAAACATAGTTGCTTATTATCGAGTATTATatactctacataactgaaggtgcTATTCTTTTATAGGAGTTGTTGTGtagtaggtttgtttacaccagcctCACCACAAACACATGAGCAATGCAGCGCACTATGATGTCACTAGGCAATGGGAATTCCTCAGCTTCATCATAGTGTAATCTTATGGGACCAATCATATATGCGGTCCGTTGTTGACCGAAACATTGTTATGCGGTGCGTGACTGTACAGtaacaatatattaaaaacaataattatgctcatttttaaatcattataaTTGCTTCATATCCaataagttttaaaaattaaactcTTAAACTTTGAGCAAACCATAGAGGCAGAGGAGAAAAAGGTGAGTGAGTGTCTTGTAGAAGTCAGGAAAGGTACAacaggaaaataaaattaaatccGTTAAAGGAGAACTAACAGCAGCATACCTGATCAACATCGTCTCGATCCAGTTCCAGCACGTTGCCCATGAGTCTTAATACCTCTGACCGCTTATTCCTGGGGGTGTGGAAGTACCCCACAAACAGATTCCGCATAAGAAGCCTAAGAACAAAAGGGTAAACAGACTTAATTATATGTATAATTATGTGTATAATCAGCTTGGGTTGATTTCTGAACACAAAAGCAACATAAAATGGAACACTGGCTTTCTTTAATACTGCTTCAGTTGTAGTGTGAAAgctgcatatttgttttaatagCCACATTAAGAATTGACCTTACTTGTCCACTTTGCCTTCAGTACTGTTCAGAAGGTTCATCAGTTTGTTCTGGGATTCTTCCAGCATTTCCTGCCTCACCGTCACTAAATATGTAAGAGTAAGGTTTCTCATGATTATTCACAAATACATGCAACAGGGTTCCACACTTAAACAATTAATACCGTTTCTAAAGAAGGCTGACATGTCTACAGGGCTAGCAAGCCAAAGACAACTACTCTCACTGATATGATGGTGCAGACCTAAACAGTCTCTCTGCAAGGTCCCATTTAACCAAAtcttatttaaacaaaaattcCAACATGGTCTGGAATtgtgtgctttttaaaaagGGGCAAGTCTGGGAATTTTTAACCATATAAGAAAGAGCAATAGATGTCTGGGAATATGGTGCAAACCAAGGACCATACACCCAAAAAAGGTTAATGGGAACAgagcacattttatttatctagTTCCACTACAAGATAAGTTTTAAGTAAGCTTAGATCAGACACTTTCTAATCTTTTTAAACCAGCGGTTTGATATGGTAGAACCAAACATTTAGCCCGAGGAGGACCAGCACAAATGGGGTTTAAACAGATTTTGCAGTCAGAAAAAGCAAAAGTCAAACACAGTCACTGGggacaaacacaacaaaaccattTACAGAATATATATTAACATCAACATCGGAAaaaaacctgggggaaaaaacatagaatgtacaaaaatataaaaagccAAACTACCAAGAAATTTCTTCTGACATATGCAGTGTTAtgctatttttaaatatacatcatGCATATAAATATGCACTCTGCAGATTGGCTGCCATTCATTATGAAGAGCACCCAATGAAAACGGCTTAAGAAACAATACTACTATAAAAGCAGTAGAAGGGACGCATCGAAAAGCAAATGCAAAATACATTTCTACAAAATTAATAAAGTTAAAAGCATATTTTCACAGATCCGCATTGTCAGTCGCTCCAAAATAAATGCTTTACATATTGTTAATAAGGTTTCCATTTAGAACTCTTGAAAGACCCAAATCACTTGCTTGGCCAAAGAAAACTGGCTCGTCTAACTAGTTTCCATATAATAAATTTTGCTAAAACAGAAGGAATTTTGTGTGGCAGTTTGTATCTGGCCAAAATGCCTCAAATCCTGACTTACACAAACATTTCAGATATACAAACAGAACATCTAAAAATAACACGACTTATATAACCCGATATACTGAAAAACACTTTCTCATTGATACAAATGATTTGTAACACGTTTCAGATGAAACTTTGCGCTCACATGCTACTCTTGCCTAACCTTGTTTTCTGAGCTCCTCAATCTGTTCCTCCTTGTGATCCAGCTGATCAGTCAGCCGTGTGGCTGAGTCCAGAGCTGAAGTGGCCTCATCCAGATTCACCTTGAAAAGAAAGATATGAGGCATGTGAATCTTGATAAGCGGAGTATTTACGCTCATAAATAAATTCAGCATTACAACAAATCAGAAATTATGGAAACCATTACACTTTAAAAACAGTCATGAAATATTTATATCTTAGCAGTAATTTATAATTAATGTTTTTTACTGGTTTTTACTCTCTCTATCTCCCCAGAAATTCCTTTAGATATTCCTGCCATCTTGATTTTTTAAACTGCTTTCTAAATCTCAGACCACAAAGGAAGCAGAAGACTCAGGTCAGGGAATTGTATTGGcccacatttttttcatttacttacagattattttccatttttacaCAATGTAGATTCTATAGCTATTagtataattaaataaaaaacctGCAGTGCTGCAGCTTGGTCCTCTAACATCTCCACTTTCCTCCTCAGCTCAGCCTTCTCCTTCTTGTGCTTCTCCAGCTCAGCTGAATACAAGGCTTTCTCCTCTACAGTTAGAGAGGGAGTAAATGCAAAGTGTAAATTAGGACATAGAAATTTGTAATAATATGCAAATAATGTAAAAGATGGGAAGTACAGTTGTGGTTTAAAAATCTGTGTGCCTGCATTGTGACGGTGTCCCCCGCCTCATTCTCTATGTTGTATGCAACAGGCTCCAAGACCACAAAAAGACCATACCGGAGAGGGAGTTACAGAGAATGCTTGGATGGATGACGGCAACTTGCCTTGCTGGAACTGCTCTAGCACCATCTGCAGGTTAGAGAGTGACACTGCATATTGGTTGAGCTGCTCTTGGGATATGTGCAGCTGAGCCAGAGCCTCATCCCTTTGCCTCATAGCTTCAGTCAGCTGCTCCTGAAGGGACTCCACCTGCAGACTAGCTTGCTGGCTGCCATGGGGATGAACCAGCGTCAAATTGGACAGCAAACTCACGGGGATTTGCGTTTCGATGCATTACTTTGTTTTGAGGCTAGCAGAAGCATTGACCAGACTATCGGCTGAAAAGGCGTCCTTCACCTGGCACTCTCAACAGCATTCGAGGAGGTCATCAGCCGCTCATCCAGCTGGGCCACCTTCCTGCGCAGCTCTGACTCCCGGTACTCAGCAGCTACGGCCTCCCGTGTGTAAGAGTCCTCGATCTCCAACAGGTGGCTCCGCAGTCGCTCTAGTTCCAACTTCAGACGCTGCTCCTTGTCTCGCATGTGTTGCAGCTGGCAAAACAGACAATACCTGGGCTAGTGGTGTAATCTTATGTACGGGTACATAGTACCAGAGAGGGAGCACAAAAGCATCTTACTATACCACAGGATTCCAGAGACCTTGATTATTATACCATGTCTGCGGCTTGATTATGTTCTGCATACAAGGATTAAATAAGCGTTCCAAGGACGTGAATTAAAATAACATCATATGAAAAAAAGGACATTAaatagttgtgtgtgtgtgtgtgtgtgtcaggaaAAGAAAAGggaataaatgtaaaatgcaaaATCAAATGAGTTAACTAATCCTTAGATGTCTCTTACCTCATTTTGTAGGGCAGATGTTTCCATTTGCTTCTGTTTGAGTGCCAGAATTACCCGGTCTCTCTCCTGCTGGAAGGCTACAGCCTTCTCCTGCATTGATTTCACCTCATTGAGCAACTGATTCAACTCTCCTGACTTGCCCTGAAACGCATGTGAAAATCAGTAAGGTGGCGACACAGAACATGTTAATCAAGACAAAGCAATTAACACTACAGCTGGcctgtcaaattacaaactctCCAACACATGAAATTTAATACTAATAAAAGTAAATACAGATATGGTAGAATTCTCCCGACTGTAAGTACAGTTACAGACTCATCCAGATTGCAGTAGTTGGGACACAGACCCCCACGATACAGATAAATTGCATGAAATTTTGGTCCCCTTGGCGAGCAAATTGAGCACGTTTGGCGTTCCCCAAACCAGCACTGTATGAATATTTTTATGCGTTTATGAGTTACTAAACCATTCTGTGTCTTCTTCCGGCCTTCGCGTGACTGCGGCTTTTGCAAAAATCCACAAAAAATCCCCAATTAATTTCTTACGCTGACCCTGCGATATATCAAAACTGATGGAGAAAGTCACGACACAATAGGGCAAACTAAGATTTCTTAGTAAATGTTAATATTATAGATTGCTATTGTGACTGTGCATTTTAAAGGAATGTCATTATAAGAGCTGGAAACTTATACAAAAAGCTGCTTTATGTTTGATTTATCTTAAATCTCTAAATATACTTCCAGTCATAGACTATGTTTTGtaaatatgttatttttatCTGATGAAACATTCAAGAGGCAGCTTAATTTTAGAATATCAAGATAGTTCTGGCTTTAGATAAACTAGTTAAATTAAGAGACCACCCTTGTGTACCACAGATACATCGAAATGTAGTGCATACAACTCCCCAAACCAACCTGCTCTCCTTCCTTCAGCATCTTCTCCATAGCTGCAGCCTTCTCTCTCATTGTACTCGATTCAAACTCTTTCTCCTTCAGCAGCAGGGAGACCTGCATGTTGGTCTCCTGCAGAGCACGAAACTCGGTCTCTTTCTCACGTGAACGTGCTGCTATCTGTTCGTTCTCTTCTTTCAGCTTGCGCATGTCCAACTCCAGGATAAGTGTACGTTCCTTCAAGTTGGTCACTGCCTGTTTCAGCACCTCATTGTCATTCTCGCGGTTTCTGAGGGTGTCACTCACTTGACTCAGCTGGTCTCCCTTAGCTTTGATCAGTAGGTCCTTTTCCTTCAGCGATTTCTGCAGGGACTCCAGCTTATCACGAAGCTGGTGCATCTCATTGACTTGAACCTTCTGCTCATATGTTGAAGCCAAAGACAAACTCTGATTATTTTCCTGCAGGGTTCGTATTGTTGCATCCTTTTCTGCAAGCAGTCTTTGCAGATGGTCTAAGTCCTGCTTCAGATGGTTTAGCCGCCTCTCATGTTCTGAACTCAGGTGGCTGGGAGGTACTACTTCAACTGTAGTTACAGGTTCATCTACTAAAGACAAAGACTCAGGAACTACAGAGTCCAGTTTCCCAAGCAAGACATCCTTGGTGCTGCTTAGCTGGCTAATGGTCTGCTGAACCTGTGCAAGTTCTTGGCTCAGGCTACCTAGCTTTCTCTCCTTCATTTCATAGCTTTGGATCAGTCGAGCATAGTCAACAGACAGCTTAGAACTACAGTCACTATCAGCAGAAATCTGACCCTGCAGTTTGATGAGCTCCTCTTGCAGTTGTGCCGACTCATGCTGCATGTTCTTCACAGTGGTAATCACCTGCTGCTTCCACTCTTCCATCTTCTTCACTTGCTGCTTTAGAGTGTCTCTCTCCTGCAGAAGTTCCTCAAACTGATTACTACTTACTCCTCCCCCAGCACCACCACTAGAATCTCCACCTGATGTCTGCAAAACAGTCACCAGAGTCTGGCATTTCTGGGTCAGAGCATCAATTTCGATGTCCTTCTCCCGGATTATGCGAGAAAGATTCTGAATGGTCTCACGAAACATCTCCTGGCTCCCTGTTGGGTCACTTGCAATGGATAAACGCTGATTCTCCTGTTGAAGTTTAAGCAGCATAGCTTCTTTGCCCGCCACGATGTCCATAAGGCGGTGATATTCAGAACGCAGTTGACTGTTCTCACGAGTCTTCTCATTAAGCACAGCTAATACCTGCTCACGCTCCACAGCATATGCTTGTAGCTGCTGCTGAAGTAACAACATGTCCTGGCTATAGCCAACTGCTGACACCCTTGCATGTAGGGCTTGGATCTCCAAATCTTTCTGTAATACCATCTGAGAGAGTTTGCCAACCTCATCCTGAGAGACTACCAACTGGTCTAGCTGCTTAGCTAAAGACAGATTCTTCTCATTCAGAAGACTGATCTCCGTCTCCTTCTCTTTAATGCCCCTTACCAACTTCTCAATTTCAACCTTGGACAGGTCTTGTTTTTCATTGCCATTCTCACCATTTAGGGACTGGGTCTTATCTTCTTGCAGAATTACCATGGCTGGTGGTAGATCCTGTGAGGATGGAGTCTCCACATTTACCCTTTGTGCACTTATCTGGTCAACAACCTCCTGCATTCGGGTAATTTCTTCATCTTTGGCTTGAATCAGTTTCTCATAATTGAGCAAACTCTGCTCGTGGCGCAACCGCGCCTGTTCCAGTTCATTCTGTTGTGCTTGAAGAGACTGCTGGGAATGCAGAAGGCTCACTCGTTGCTCTTCCGCTGTTTTCCTCAGGCTTGACAATTCCACTTCCAAACCATCTCTTGTCACCTTCAGCTGAGTAATCTCTGTCTCTAGTTCAGTGATTATGTCAAGAGTCTTGGGTTCAGCCAAGGCATGCGGCCTGCTCTGCTGGTCTCGTAGTCGGTCTATCTCTTCCTTTAGGTGACTGTTCTCCTCCTTCATCACCCCCAaatgtttttccttttcttctAGCATGCGTCTCAGAGCATCCCCTCCTTTAGCTGTTTGGAGGTTCCGGTCCAGCTCCATCTGGACCTGTGTAACCTTTGCCTTTAGTGTCTCCACAAATATATCCTTTTCTTTCAACAATTCTGTTAGTTGTTTCTGTCCTGACACAGTCGTGGACAACATTTCGTTGGTCTCTCGATGGTCAGCTGACATCTGCTCGATCTTTCTCTTCAGCTCTGCAATCTCAAAATCTTTCTCGCGGTTTAGTTTCACTGCACGCTCATGTTCTGTCTGCAGGGCAGAGGCATCCATCGACTGGGCACTTGTCAACTCCTCAATGGTCCGCTGATAATGATGGGCCTGTTCCACTATTTTTTTCTCTACTTGACTCAGTTCACTCTCCAATTCATCCTTCTCAAGCTTCAGTGCATTTATGCAAGTGTCCTTTTCCAGAACAACCCTGTTTAATGTTGTTTTCCCATCCTGGATCTCCTTGCTCAAGTCCTCTAATCTCATGGCGACTTCCTTAGCCTCTGCCTTTAGCTTCTGATTCTCCATTCTAATCTCATAGTCCTTAGACAGCGCCGCCTCATGCGATCTCCTCACTTCTTGTAGTTCTCTCTTAAGGTCATCCACTTCCTTTTGCGCGGCATCTAGCTCCTCTTTGTGACCCTCAACCTCACTGGCTGTATTCCCAGTCTGGGCCAGCTCCAGTTTGACAGTGGACAGTTCTTGCTCCCTCACTTGGAGCTGTTTCTTCAGCACAGAAAGTTCACTGTGTGTATCGACACTGCGCTGCTGTGCCTGTCCCAGTTTTTCCTGTAGCTCCTTCACTGTCCCTTCCAGTTGCTGTCTTCTCATGTGCATGTCATTAAGGGCAAAGGCACTCTGGCTAAGTTTCTCCTTCTGATTATATAGCTCCTTCTGCAACATCTGCTCCCGCTCTCGCATGGTTTCCAGCTCCAACTGCAGACGACTTACTGAAGCATCTGCTTCCTTATGCAGTTCAGATAGCTGATTTTTTAGGGAGATCAAATGCTGGGGAGGAAGGAAAATGGGGCaataaggaacaaaaccaatGCTATGATGGTTCATAAaattataaatgcataaaatataatgtatcaAATAAGATAGACAGACCTGTGTAGCCTCTTGATTCTGATGGTCCAATTCCTCCACCTCAGCACTGATTGTGTCACGGTCCAAGAGGGCTGCCTTAAGGGCTCGTTGGCTTTCCTCTAGCTCTGACCTCAACTCAGCTACCATACCCGGAGAAACGTCAGGGATTTGGTCCCTGCCTCTCTCTGTAATTTCTTCCATATTCTTCAATTTCTGCAATAGATCCATCTGAAGATTGTAAAGAATTAATAGTAGCTCAATGAATTATTAAGTAATATTCACAGTGCAAATATACTCTTTGTGTCATTATGGAAGGTCAGATTGTGCTAAACAGGTAATACATAGAACTTATATTTCCTTCAAAaaatgtagtgtgtgtgtgtatatatatatatatatatatatatatatatatatatatatatatatatatatatatatatatatatatatatatatatatatatatacacacacacatacacatttttTCCCTAAAATCAATGGGAATCCTTCCACCAATGCATCTGGTTCCTagttattttgattttaaagaCACTTCAATagtattattttgttttcaacTACACACACtatatctataaatatgaatatatgagCTTTCACGAACACAAAAACAATATGAGAAAAACTAACCCTTTCTTTTTCAACCTCAGCTTTTTCTCTCGTCAACGTTTCAATTATTGTGTTGAGCTCTAAGATATCAGCATGTTCCACTTCGGGTTCATTCtgtgtagttaaaaaaaaaaaaagctatattaataaattattttaaatgataagAGACTAATTGATTAAATTATTAATGCAAAGAATCAACACACCTCATTAAGACACTTTAACCTTGAGATCTCCTTTTCTGCTCCTAGAGATGGTTTGTTAGAACAATTATGTCAACTACAGTCATGGTGCCTTAATATTAGTAGTTTAAGAATTTCAAGATGTCTAAGATCATTCAAatttagataaaaaaaacaagtataTCAACTTTGcctttccttaaaaaaaaacgaATCAATTAAGGCAGCTTTCATGTTACCTGCAAGAGCCTTTTTCAACATCTGAATCTCATTTTCCAGCTGTGCTTTGTGCAGGGTTTTCCCCTCCTGTTCTTGCACTCGTGTCTGGAGCTCCTCTACTGAGCTCTGTAGCCGCGCATAATTTTGCATCAGTTGGCCATTCTCTGCCTGAGCCTCGTCCTTCTCTCGCTGTAGCAAGGTCTGCATTCCTCTCGCTTCTACCAAGCTGTCACTCAGCTCCTGTAACTTCTTGCCCTGATGTGCTGCTCCATCCTGCAGGATAGCAATCTTGGTCTGCAGTTCTGCAACTTTGGATGATTCTTGTGATGAGCCTGGAGCACCTGTAATGATTTGAATGGGAAAACAGGGCGGCTTGATTATCATAAAAATCATAATCACGTTAACTTTGGTTTGGTTTAGTTTTTTAGTGTTTTTCCTTGAACTCTCCATATATAATTCAactgagaaacaaataaaaaggggCTGGAAAGGGGTGAGCTGGATTTATAACACAAGACAAAACAGGACAATGGTCATGGAACAAAATGATTATTGTGATGCATTTCATCTcgtttatttttgtttggaaTATCATTGGACGCCAAAATcgtaattgaaattaaaattcaattaaCTGGGAAGGGAAAAAAGGGAAATTCCACAGAAGTCACTATCTGGAACACTttcataaaataaatcataaaatcAGTCAACGTTCAAGCATAATGAGCAACATGCAACATATTTCACACCCGGTTTTGAAATCAAAATTATaatatgtaaaacatttttgtttgcatAAGAAGATACTGACCACTTTGGATTTGCTCAAGCTCCTCAATCCGCTCTTCATACTCAGCCAGCTCTTCCCGGTGACGGCGGGTGATCTCGGCCATCTTCTGACGATGGGCATCTTGCATTGCAGCCAGTTCATGTTGGTGTTCATCCATTTCACGTCCCATAGTCTCTCGTAACTCCTGCTCAAGGAAAAGCAGAAAGAAATGTACAAAAACAATTTTACACATTGAATTTGTAATCCCTCAATCTTTTACAGTactataatatttttttgcatgATGTGATTAGGAATAAGGCAATCGTCGTGTATAATGATGGTAATGGCCAATGGAGCTTTAAGTATTTATCTGGCTTTATTTTTCTCTGCTTGCATTCTACATGGAGTCCAGTCAGCTTTGCCCTAAAATGGTGGTTTTGTCCTTTGCAAGGGTGCTTTATAATTTAGAGCCTGTACGTTTCACTTTAACCTGAATAAAAAAGTGAAATCAATACTTCAACTTTTATGAGaatatttgtaaaaacatgCATCTCTTGTACTTGAGTGAAGAATGCGTCTACTTTTGACACCTCTGGTTATAAGTAGTGTTCAAATACCTCTTGTTCCCACAAACATCTTGCACTTGTTACTGGTCACTCACTGAAAGCTGGACTATCATCAATAAAACTACGAACTGCAATAGGAGACTCCATTTAACTGTATTTCTAAAAAATGTTCCAAAAGAAAACCAACCAACCACAACAATGCCTCAGCATGCACAAGACATTCACTAGCAtcaatgcttcaaaagcaaTTTAGTGACTCTCACGTCCAGCCTAGTCCTCCAAGAAGGGTCTCGCATGACAAACAGTTCCAAGGTAAGATTACAGTCATCTATATAAAGACCCTCATAAAGTGCATGGAAAGCAGACCATAACATGgtttaaattaatatttgtgttgaTTACCACCAGAGTTAAAGTACAAaatcctgcctggctctacTTTGTATCTGCTTGAAATCCATATAATAAAAAACACATAGGTTTACTTGACTTAGACTGCTAAAAGACAGCTTGACTCCTCTGACAATTACAAAATCCTTAGTTATTTAGCCAGCAGCATAGAACGACACAAGTCAATGTTACAAATGTTACTCCAAAtaaggaaaacaaacagaactcGTTTTACAAGATACAAAATATAGACAAAATGGTGTCTTCTGCTAAGCTTCAGCAGAGAATCTGAATTTCACTGAGCACAATGGACAAAGCAGGACAAAGAGCATAGAACTAAGTGACCACCTACCTGACAGCttttcaatttatttaaatatttataaaaaaaataaatcagcaaAAGGGTATGCTAGCTACCATATAACGTTAACAAAGTGATCAACCTCACCTTGATGGTTTTCTGAAGTTTTACTATGTCTCCCTGGTCAATGTTGGAGCTGGATGTTCCAGGAGGTTTAGAGGCCTGGAGGagacgaatgaatgaatgaatgaatgaatgaatgaatgaaaacaaaaaatcaaaCATTTGGACATAATTTCTCGAAagtatataaacaaaaaaaagtttcatgCCTAACATCTACTCCATTACGAGAAGCATTCTTGCTTTTATATACAGGACCATGGGAAATATTTTCACTTTAACCTTGTTCCGTTTCGGAAACCACATCAGGGCCAGTGGTTCTTCATCCAAACCATACTTCTAACCAAGTATAGAGAACAACAAAAGAACTGACACGGTATAACGAAGGAGTGTTATATAGGTGAATTTCATGAGACAGTTCATGAAGTTCGCAGTACATAATAAGGACATAAAACAACTGATTaagtataaatgtttttaaatcccTACTGAGGTTTCGGCCTACAGTACCTCTCTGTTACCTTAATGCCAAAGTTTACATGGTCGTTTTGTCAGTCAAAAATAATTGCAGTAGTGACACAGCTGTGGTCAACGGTAACGTTGCTTTATTTAATCTGTTACATAATTTAGAAATCTCAAGCAAGACCAGACATCAACAGAAACTCTATGTCCCAGGTATACACAATCCACACTCGTTGCAGAGTCATCATTTCGTACCTCTGAAGCACTGCAATGCGGGCAACATCCGCAACCTAAAGTATTATGACATCAACTATATTTCACACTACGTCTCGATACAGGTGGGCGGAGTTTAAAgcttataaatgtttatttgcatACTAGTACAGTAGTGCCTGTGGTTCACGAACACAATccgttccaggaaagtggtcgtGGACCAATTTGTACGTgaaccaaggcaatttttcccataagaaagcattgaaattcgattaatTTGTTCACAAGCCTACCAAATAATTTTTGTCGATTAATTTTCTGCATCATTTGAATTGCCCTTAAAGAGAttcagaaaatgaaaacaagtTGTATGGATTGCAATCTGAAATCAAACAAATgatacaaaaaataaatcatcAAATACATAGACTAATCGCAGCAGCCCTAATGCTTAGCATAGCATTTATTCTATTTGTCCATTTACTGCACTTGAAATAAATGGAGGGACAACAACATTAGCATGTTGTCTTGAATATCAAGGAAATACACTGAAAAATTTAGCACTCATATCCACA
Encoded proteins:
- the trip11 gene encoding thyroid receptor-interacting protein 11 isoform X2, translated to MSSWLGGLGSGLGQSLGQVGGNLSSFTEQISNFTKDILLEGAEEVGDTATELKVSNSRLTDLEVAYATQKSEYERLKKIHAELEEKHEASEIQIKQQSMEYRNLLQQKEVEINHLKARQSGLQEEMQKLRQSAKSSFEPAVLPVSTASSFLPDAAGPHRAFQGDEMDIGDVIWSQQEINRLSSEVSRLKAEVSHWKELASKPPGTSSSNIDQGDIVKLQKTIKELRETMGREMDEHQHELAAMQDAHRQKMAEITRRHREELAEYEERIEELEQIQSGAPGSSQESSKVAELQTKIAILQDGAAHQGKKLQELSDSLVEARGMQTLLQREKDEAQAENGQLMQNYARLQSSVEELQTRVQEQEGKTLHKAQLENEIQMLKKALAGAEKEISRLKCLNENEPEVEHADILELNTIIETLTREKAEVEKERMDLLQKLKNMEEITERGRDQIPDVSPGMVAELRSELEESQRALKAALLDRDTISAEVEELDHQNQEATQHLISLKNQLSELHKEADASVSRLQLELETMREREQMLQKELYNQKEKLSQSAFALNDMHMRRQQLEGTVKELQEKLGQAQQRSVDTHSELSVLKKQLQVREQELSTVKLELAQTGNTASEVEGHKEELDAAQKEVDDLKRELQEVRRSHEAALSKDYEIRMENQKLKAEAKEVAMRLEDLSKEIQDGKTTLNRVVLEKDTCINALKLEKDELESELSQVEKKIVEQAHHYQRTIEELTSAQSMDASALQTEHERAVKLNREKDFEIAELKRKIEQMSADHRETNEMLSTTVSGQKQLTELLKEKDIFVETLKAKVTQVQMELDRNLQTAKGGDALRRMLEEKEKHLGVMKEENSHLKEEIDRLRDQQSRPHALAEPKTLDIITELETEITQLKVTRDGLEVELSSLRKTAEEQRVSLLHSQQSLQAQQNELEQARLRHEQSLLNYEKLIQAKDEEITRMQEVVDQISAQRVNVETPSSQDLPPAMVILQEDKTQSLNGENGNEKQDLSKVEIEKLVRGIKEKETEISLLNEKNLSLAKQLDQLVVSQDEVGKLSQMVLQKDLEIQALHARVSAVGYSQDMLLLQQQLQAYAVEREQVLAVLNEKTRENSQLRSEYHRLMDIVAGKEAMLLKLQQENQRLSIASDPTGSQEMFRETIQNLSRIIREKDIEIDALTQKCQTLVTVLQTSGGDSSGGAGGGVSSNQFEELLQERDTLKQQVKKMEEWKQQVITTVKNMQHESAQLQEELIKLQGQISADSDCSSKLSVDYARLIQSYEMKERKLGSLSQELAQVQQTISQLSSTKDVLLGKLDSVVPESLSLVDEPVTTVEVVPPSHLSSEHERRLNHLKQDLDHLQRLLAEKDATIRTLQENNQSLSLASTYEQKVQVNEMHQLRDKLESLQKSLKEKDLLIKAKGDQLSQVSDTLRNRENDNEVLKQAVTNLKERTLILELDMRKLKEENEQIAARSREKETEFRALQETNMQVSLLLKEKEFESSTMREKAAAMEKMLKEGEQGKSGELNQLLNEVKSMQEKAVAFQQERDRVILALKQKQMETSALQNELQHMRDKEQRLKLELERLRSHLLEIEDSYTREAVAAEYRESELRRKVAQLDERLMTSSNAVESASQQASLQVESLQEQLTEAMRQRDEALAQLHISQEQLNQYAVSLSNLQMVLEQFQQEEKALYSAELEKHKKEKAELRRKVEMLEDQAAALQVNLDEATSALDSATRLTDQLDHKEEQIEELRKQVTVRQEMLEESQNKLMNLLNSTEGKVDKLLMRNLFVGYFHTPRNKRSEVLRLMGNVLELDRDDVDQLLEEEGRRGVTRWVSGWLGGRSAQSVPNTPQRPGHAQVLNTSFSEMFLKFLEVESSPALPAPKLPVYDITPLSVSPTASSASAALSANSGSGSSKRAGEGNSFLAPRSAAVPLLKPGGPALGGGGHLLMKPISDALPTFTPVPVSAEASAGSVLKDLLKQ